In a genomic window of Urocitellus parryii isolate mUroPar1 chromosome 11, mUroPar1.hap1, whole genome shotgun sequence:
- the Rcc1 gene encoding regulator of chromosome condensation isoform X2, whose translation MPPKRIAKRRSAPEDAIPKSKKVKVSHRSHNTEPGLVLTLGQGDVGQLGLGENVMERKKPALVPIPEDVVQVEAGGMHTVCLSKSGQVYSFGCNDEGALGRDTSVEGSDMVPGKVDLQEKVIQVSAGDSHTAALTEDGRVFLWGSFRDNNGVIGLLEPMKKSMVPLQVQLDTPVVKVASGNDHLVMLTTDGDLYTLGCGEQGQLGRVPELFSNRGGRQGLERLLVPKCVMLKSRGARGHVRFQDAFCGAYFTFAISQDGHIYGFGLSNYHQLGTPGTESCFIPQNLTCFKNSTKSWVCFSGGQHHTVCLDSEGKAYSLGRAEYGRLGLGEGAEEKSIPTLISRLPTVVSVACGASVGYAVTKDGRVFAWGMGTNYQLGTGQDEDAWSPVEMTGKQLENRVVLSVSSGGQHTVLLVKDKEQS comes from the exons ATGCCACCCAAGCGCATAGCTAAGAGAAGGTCAGCCCCAGAAGATGCCATCCCCAAAAGCAAGAAAGTAAAGG TCTCACACAGGTCCCACAACACAGAACCAGGCTTGGTGCTGACACTGGGCCAGGGCGACGTGGGCCAGCTGGGCCTAGGTGAGAATGTTATGGAGAGGAAGAAGCCTGCCCTGGTGCCCATTCCAGAGGATGTTGTGCAGGTTGAGGCTGGGGGCATGCACACCGTGTGTCTGAGCAAAAGTGGCCAG GTCTACTCCTTCGGCTGCAATGATGAAGGTGCCCTGGGAAGGGACACATCTGTGGAGGGCTCAGACATGGTCCCTGGGAAAGTGGACCTGCAAGAGAAGGTGATACAAGTGTCAGCAGGAGATAGCCACACAGCAGCTCTCACCGAAGATGGTCGTGTTTTCCTGTGGGGTTCATTCCGG GACAATAATGGTGTGATTGGGTTGTTGGAGCCCATGAAGAAGAGCATGGTGCCTTTGCAAGTGCAGCTGGACACACCAGTGGTAAAGGTAGCCTCAG GAAATGACCACTTGGTGATGCTGACAACTGATGGTGACCTCTACACCTTGGGCTGCGGGGAGCAGGGCCAGCTAGGCCGAGTACCTGAGTTATTTTCCAACCGTGGTGGTCGGCAGGGCCTCG AACGACTCTTGGTCCCCAAGTGTGTGATGCTGAAATCTAGGGGAGCCCGGGGCCATGTGAGGTTCCAGGATGCCTTCTGTGGTGCCTATTTCACTTTTGCCATCTCCCAAGACGGCCACATATATGGCTTTGGCCTTTCCAACTACCATCAACTTG gaACACCAGGCACAGAATCTTGTTTCATACCCCAGAACTTGACATGCTTCAAGAATTCCACCAAATCCtgggtgtgcttctctggtggCCAGCACCATACAGTCTGTCTGGATTCAGAAG GAAAAGCATACAGCCTGGGCCGGGCTGAGTATGGGCGGCTTGGCCTTGGGGAGGGTGCAGAGGAGAAGAGCATACCCACCCTCATCTCCAGGCTGCCCACCGTCGTCTCAGTGGCCTGTGGGGCCTCTGTGGGGTATGCCGTGACCAAGGATG GTCGTGTTTTTGCCTGGGGTATGGGCACCAACTATCAGCTGGGTACAGGGCAGGATGAGGACGCCTGGAGCCCTGTGGAGATGACTGGCAAACAGCTGGAGAACCGCGTGGTGTTGTCTGTGTCCAGCGGGGGCCAGCATACAGTCCTATTAGTCAAGGACAAGGAA
- the Rcc1 gene encoding regulator of chromosome condensation isoform X1 yields MPPKRIAKRRSAPEDAIPKSKKVKDSRNKAVRATASRRGPSARSCQVSHRSHNTEPGLVLTLGQGDVGQLGLGENVMERKKPALVPIPEDVVQVEAGGMHTVCLSKSGQVYSFGCNDEGALGRDTSVEGSDMVPGKVDLQEKVIQVSAGDSHTAALTEDGRVFLWGSFRDNNGVIGLLEPMKKSMVPLQVQLDTPVVKVASGNDHLVMLTTDGDLYTLGCGEQGQLGRVPELFSNRGGRQGLERLLVPKCVMLKSRGARGHVRFQDAFCGAYFTFAISQDGHIYGFGLSNYHQLGTPGTESCFIPQNLTCFKNSTKSWVCFSGGQHHTVCLDSEGKAYSLGRAEYGRLGLGEGAEEKSIPTLISRLPTVVSVACGASVGYAVTKDGRVFAWGMGTNYQLGTGQDEDAWSPVEMTGKQLENRVVLSVSSGGQHTVLLVKDKEQS; encoded by the exons ATGCCACCCAAGCGCATAGCTAAGAGAAGGTCAGCCCCAGAAGATGCCATCCCCAAAAGCAAGAAAGTAAAGG ACTCTCGTAACAAAGCAGTGAGGGCCACTGCCTCCCGCCGTGGTCCCAGCGCCCGCTCCTGCCAAG TCTCACACAGGTCCCACAACACAGAACCAGGCTTGGTGCTGACACTGGGCCAGGGCGACGTGGGCCAGCTGGGCCTAGGTGAGAATGTTATGGAGAGGAAGAAGCCTGCCCTGGTGCCCATTCCAGAGGATGTTGTGCAGGTTGAGGCTGGGGGCATGCACACCGTGTGTCTGAGCAAAAGTGGCCAG GTCTACTCCTTCGGCTGCAATGATGAAGGTGCCCTGGGAAGGGACACATCTGTGGAGGGCTCAGACATGGTCCCTGGGAAAGTGGACCTGCAAGAGAAGGTGATACAAGTGTCAGCAGGAGATAGCCACACAGCAGCTCTCACCGAAGATGGTCGTGTTTTCCTGTGGGGTTCATTCCGG GACAATAATGGTGTGATTGGGTTGTTGGAGCCCATGAAGAAGAGCATGGTGCCTTTGCAAGTGCAGCTGGACACACCAGTGGTAAAGGTAGCCTCAG GAAATGACCACTTGGTGATGCTGACAACTGATGGTGACCTCTACACCTTGGGCTGCGGGGAGCAGGGCCAGCTAGGCCGAGTACCTGAGTTATTTTCCAACCGTGGTGGTCGGCAGGGCCTCG AACGACTCTTGGTCCCCAAGTGTGTGATGCTGAAATCTAGGGGAGCCCGGGGCCATGTGAGGTTCCAGGATGCCTTCTGTGGTGCCTATTTCACTTTTGCCATCTCCCAAGACGGCCACATATATGGCTTTGGCCTTTCCAACTACCATCAACTTG gaACACCAGGCACAGAATCTTGTTTCATACCCCAGAACTTGACATGCTTCAAGAATTCCACCAAATCCtgggtgtgcttctctggtggCCAGCACCATACAGTCTGTCTGGATTCAGAAG GAAAAGCATACAGCCTGGGCCGGGCTGAGTATGGGCGGCTTGGCCTTGGGGAGGGTGCAGAGGAGAAGAGCATACCCACCCTCATCTCCAGGCTGCCCACCGTCGTCTCAGTGGCCTGTGGGGCCTCTGTGGGGTATGCCGTGACCAAGGATG GTCGTGTTTTTGCCTGGGGTATGGGCACCAACTATCAGCTGGGTACAGGGCAGGATGAGGACGCCTGGAGCCCTGTGGAGATGACTGGCAAACAGCTGGAGAACCGCGTGGTGTTGTCTGTGTCCAGCGGGGGCCAGCATACAGTCCTATTAGTCAAGGACAAGGAA